A window of Ictalurus furcatus strain D&B chromosome 18, Billie_1.0, whole genome shotgun sequence contains these coding sequences:
- the angptl5 gene encoding angiopoietin-related protein 5 yields the protein MIWITLFWLYMFSDLFALPNMTVDIKSAVLDEPVTLAEDFEDAFLQSQKEHSVRNINREKCTVPCEMTAKLMQDEKHSWCSNVQHAMTTYSRSTRKLIRDLIDEQQKTLEFLSNQVMELTTKVHSLSLDVQRSNSEMFSVKPMHAHGRDCSDIMESLEAVTPKIPSGVYIIQPENSELLFEVFCEMDYMEGGWTVIQRRTDGLTDFKRAWSSYLDGFGPLPGEHWLGLRKVHSIVGQKNTRFKLHISFVSQDDSTAYASYDNFWLEDESKFFAVHLGRYAGSAGDAFRGYEQEQNQDTAPFSTSDVDNDGCIPFCTFDGKAVESCSVQHNNTGWWFNQCGQANLNGSPLDQDRSTQPHLHWDTWTKNGEPVSIKSVTMKIRRVEGSNLK from the exons ATGATTTGGATCACCTTGTTTTGGCTTTATATGTTCTCAGATCTTTTTGCATTACCCAACATGACTGTG GACATAAAGAGTGCCGTACTTGATGAACCTGTGACGTTAGCTGAGGACTTTGAGGATGCGTTTCTACAGAGCCAGAAAGAACACAGTgtcagaaatatcaatagagaAAAGTGCACAGTGCCATGTGAGATGACCGCAAAACTCATGCAGGATGAGAAGCATTCTTGGTGCA GCAACGTCCAGCATGCCATGACAACATATAGCAGGAGCACCAGAAAGCTGATCCGAGATTTAATTGATGAGCAGCAGAAGACTCTGGAATTCCTCTCTAACCAG GTAATGGAACTTACAACCAAAGTCCACAGTCTCAGTTTAGATGTGCAGAGGAGCAACAGCGAGATGTTTTCTGTGAAGCCCATGCATGCTCATG GTAGAGACTGCAGTGACATAATGGAATCACTAGAGGCAGTAACACCAAAAATTCCAAGTGGAGTTTATATTATTCAGCCTGAAAACTCTGAGCTATTGTTTGAG GTATTCTGTGAGATGGATTACATGGAAGGAGGCTGGACGGTCATCCAGAGGCGGACTGATGGCCTGACTGACTTTAAACGTGCATGGTCAAGCTACCTGGATGGATTTGGACCCCTACCAG GAGAACATTGGCTCGGTTTGAGGAAAGTGCACAGTATTGTGGGTCAGAAGAACACACGCTTTAAGCTTCACATATCCTTCGTCTCTCAAGATGACTCCACCGCATATGCCTCTTACGACAACTTCTGGCTTGAAGATGAGAGCAAATTCTTTGCAGTTCATCTCGGCAGATACGCTGGTAGTGcag GTGACGCTTTCAGAGGATATGAGCAAGAGCAGAATCAGGACACGGCACCTTTCAGCACCTCAGATGTAGATAATGATGGCTGCATTCCTTTCTGCACTTTTGATGGCAAAGCCGTGGAGAGCTGCAGTGTGCAGCACAACAACACAGGCTGGTGGTTTAATCAGTGTGGCCAGGCGAACCTCAACGGCTCACCGCTGGATCAAGATCGCTCTACTCAGCCGCACCTTCACTGGGACACGTGGACTAAGAACGGAGAACCTGTCAGTATCAAGTCAGTAACAATGAAGATCAGGAGAGTTGAAGGCTCAAATCTGAAATAA